The following coding sequences lie in one Porphyromonas asaccharolytica DSM 20707 genomic window:
- a CDS encoding AAA family ATPase — MQRYIQSIHINKVRHLHNLDIYIPDDEHPHLLITGKNGSGKTSLLEAIRDHIALLQKGQSLDFLKYDEQIQYYAQQLSSCTDPLRKAELEQKLAFWQERLDELYGAVRVEFEDPTQIVFHSSDKLFICAMYAASREVRMLEPLNPTKPTFRDQWLINQGASDQFLNYLSDLKIQEALARNEHQTEDADRINDWFVSFEALLGKIFGDSGLKLSFNYKDYSFHIETEGKSFKFNELSDGFAAVIDIISDLILKMSSISDRTMQLYDIPGIVLIDEVETHLHLSLQRQVMPLLTKVFPNIQFIVTTHSPFVLNSIASASVYDLEHQKVLTNLSDYSYEALAEGYFEVSTRSSYLEQQLNRLTELLEQADLDIAERFEVKELIKDLDKVSESVSPKIAGEYEELKIKWADKLIEIRDYDSNL, encoded by the coding sequence ATGCAACGCTATATACAGTCCATCCATATTAATAAGGTACGTCATCTACATAATCTTGACATTTATATACCTGATGACGAGCATCCACATCTATTGATCACGGGTAAGAATGGAAGTGGTAAGACCTCTTTGCTGGAGGCTATACGAGATCATATTGCTCTCCTGCAAAAAGGGCAGAGCTTGGATTTCTTAAAGTATGACGAGCAAATACAATACTACGCCCAGCAACTATCTAGCTGTACAGACCCTCTAAGGAAAGCAGAACTAGAGCAAAAGCTAGCTTTTTGGCAGGAAAGGCTTGATGAGCTATATGGGGCAGTGCGTGTGGAGTTTGAAGACCCTACTCAGATTGTATTCCATAGTTCTGACAAGCTCTTTATCTGTGCGATGTATGCCGCTAGTAGAGAGGTTCGAATGTTAGAGCCACTCAACCCAACGAAGCCGACGTTCAGAGACCAGTGGCTTATCAATCAAGGAGCCTCAGATCAATTTCTCAACTATCTCTCTGATCTGAAGATCCAAGAGGCTCTTGCCCGAAATGAGCATCAGACGGAAGATGCAGACCGAATCAACGATTGGTTTGTCTCGTTCGAAGCGTTACTAGGGAAAATTTTTGGCGATAGTGGCCTGAAACTCTCTTTCAACTACAAGGACTACTCTTTTCATATAGAGACCGAAGGCAAGAGCTTTAAGTTCAACGAGCTATCAGATGGATTTGCTGCGGTGATAGATATCATATCTGACCTAATCCTAAAGATGAGCTCGATAAGCGATCGCACGATGCAGCTCTACGATATACCTGGGATCGTCTTGATAGATGAAGTGGAGACCCACTTGCATCTTTCTTTGCAGCGACAGGTGATGCCTTTACTGACTAAGGTTTTTCCAAATATCCAATTCATAGTCACGACACATTCACCTTTTGTCCTCAACTCCATTGCGTCTGCTTCTGTTTATGACTTGGAGCATCAAAAGGTATTGACTAATCTGTCTGACTACTCTTATGAGGCTTTGGCCGAGGGGTATTTTGAGGTCAGTACTCGTTCGAGTTACCTAGAGCAACAGCTGAATCGTCTTACAGAGCTCCTAGAGCAAGCAGACCTAGACATTGCAGAGCGATTTGAGGTCAAAGAACTAATCAAAGATCTTGACAAAGTATCTGAGAGTGTCTCCCCAAAGATAGCAGGCGAATACGAAGAGTTGAAAATTAAGTGGGCTGATAAACTTATCGAGATTCGAGACTATGATTCAAATCTATAA
- a CDS encoding HNH endonuclease: MIQIYKSSTSPKSLDTGTQYNGQDVQEQLLIDQNSKCYICEKKVVTDYHIDHLLSQAQHSDKTTDWSNLLLTCSYCNQKKSNAYDQIINPLGHPIETFIKQKVDYQRNVAIFEGPDDREIVGIDETIKLLSSVFNGKTPARQVREEKFYEYFFHRITLFQKACNQFLANKTEQHKRIVCELLKADQEFLGFKYWIIQSNQTLQKTFLSFCQWNRDEI; encoded by the coding sequence ATGATTCAAATCTATAAGTCCTCCACTTCGCCTAAATCCCTTGATACGGGGACTCAGTACAATGGTCAAGATGTACAGGAACAGCTACTTATAGACCAAAATAGTAAATGCTATATCTGCGAAAAGAAAGTTGTAACTGACTATCATATAGATCACTTACTCAGTCAGGCGCAACATTCTGATAAAACGACCGATTGGAGCAACCTATTGCTGACATGTTCTTATTGTAATCAGAAGAAGTCCAACGCTTACGACCAAATAATCAATCCTCTAGGACATCCTATCGAAACTTTCATCAAGCAGAAAGTGGACTACCAGAGGAACGTCGCAATCTTTGAGGGTCCCGATGATAGAGAGATTGTAGGTATAGATGAGACTATCAAGTTGCTTTCCTCTGTGTTTAATGGGAAGACTCCTGCTCGGCAAGTGCGGGAAGAGAAATTTTATGAGTACTTTTTCCATCGGATTACTCTATTTCAAAAGGCTTGTAATCAATTTCTAGCGAATAAAACGGAGCAACATAAACGGATAGTTTGTGAGCTTTTAAAGGCAGACCAAGAGTTCCTTGGATTCAAATATTGGATTATTCAATCAAATCAGACGTTGCAAAAAACCTTTCTTTCTTTTTGTCAGTGGAATAGGGATGAAATCTGA
- the ychF gene encoding redox-regulated ATPase YchF: MSLQCGIVGLPNVGKSTLFNCLSNAKAQSANFPFCTIEPNVGVITVPDERLNKLVEMEHPKRTVPATVEIVDIAGLVKGASQGEGLGNKFLSNIRETDAIIHLLRCFDDDNITHVDGSIDPVRDKEIIDTELQLKDLETVQTQLKKSERQAQTGGDKQAKIRVALLKRLEEALLQGLNARSVTPESKDEEQVLRDLFLLTAKPVLYVCNVDEASAATGNAYVEAVRKAIAHEDAELLVVSAHIESEIAELEEYEERQLFLQELGLEETGVNRLIRAAYKLLNLETFFTAGPDECRAWTFVKGSKAPQCAGIIHTDFERGFIRAEVIKYEDYVHYGSETAVKEAGRMAVEGKDYIVQDGDIMHFRFNV; encoded by the coding sequence ATGTCGCTACAGTGCGGTATCGTAGGACTACCCAACGTCGGTAAGTCCACTTTGTTTAACTGCTTGTCGAACGCTAAGGCGCAGTCGGCCAACTTCCCCTTCTGCACGATCGAACCCAACGTCGGGGTCATCACCGTGCCGGATGAGCGTCTCAATAAGTTGGTCGAGATGGAGCACCCTAAGCGGACGGTGCCTGCCACAGTGGAGATTGTCGATATAGCAGGACTGGTCAAGGGTGCTAGCCAGGGTGAGGGACTGGGTAATAAGTTCCTCTCCAACATCCGCGAGACCGATGCGATCATACACTTGCTGCGCTGCTTCGACGATGACAACATCACACACGTTGACGGCTCTATAGATCCTGTGCGGGACAAAGAGATCATTGACACGGAGCTACAGCTCAAGGATCTGGAGACGGTGCAGACGCAGCTCAAGAAGTCCGAGCGGCAGGCTCAGACGGGGGGCGACAAGCAGGCGAAGATCCGTGTAGCGCTCCTCAAGCGTCTCGAAGAGGCACTGCTACAAGGCCTTAACGCGCGCTCGGTGACGCCAGAAAGCAAGGACGAGGAGCAGGTGTTGCGAGACCTTTTCCTCCTAACGGCTAAGCCCGTCCTCTACGTCTGCAATGTTGACGAGGCGAGTGCCGCCACGGGCAATGCTTATGTGGAGGCCGTTCGCAAGGCTATCGCTCATGAGGATGCCGAGCTACTGGTCGTATCGGCGCATATCGAGAGCGAGATAGCGGAGCTGGAGGAGTATGAGGAGCGTCAGCTCTTCCTGCAGGAGCTAGGACTAGAGGAGACGGGTGTCAACCGCTTGATCCGTGCTGCCTACAAGTTGCTCAACCTCGAGACCTTCTTTACGGCGGGGCCTGATGAGTGCCGTGCCTGGACTTTTGTCAAGGGGAGCAAGGCTCCTCAGTGTGCAGGGATCATACACACCGACTTCGAGCGTGGCTTCATACGTGCTGAGGTGATCAAGTATGAGGACTACGTGCACTACGGCTCCGAGACGGCTGTCAAGGAGGCTGGCCGTATGGCGGTCGAGGGCAAGGACTACATTGTACAGGACGGAGACATCATGCACTTCCGCTTTAACGTATAG
- a CDS encoding sugar transferase, protein MWAKWLFDRIMSLVGLIILSPVLLVVAILIRVKMPGGPVLFKQKRVGKEGKLFTMVKFRSMSVAHGGSSVSVAGESRITPLGAKLRKYKLDELPELWNVFIGDMSFVGPRPDVPGYTDKLVGEDRVILKLRPGITGPASLKYRDEETLLATVEDPIRYNDEVIFPDKVRINKEYYYNWSFWQDIRYIVRTVCGGKLLAVDGLKANGQKPKANL, encoded by the coding sequence ATGTGGGCGAAGTGGTTATTTGATCGGATTATGTCGCTCGTAGGGCTGATTATACTTAGCCCTGTGCTACTTGTCGTGGCGATATTGATTCGAGTGAAGATGCCAGGTGGTCCTGTCCTTTTCAAACAAAAGAGGGTAGGCAAAGAGGGAAAGCTCTTTACGATGGTCAAGTTTCGCAGTATGAGTGTGGCGCATGGTGGTAGTAGTGTCTCTGTCGCTGGGGAGTCGCGCATCACCCCGCTAGGGGCTAAGCTACGTAAGTACAAGCTAGATGAACTCCCCGAACTGTGGAACGTATTCATCGGCGATATGAGCTTCGTAGGTCCTCGTCCTGATGTACCAGGTTATACAGATAAGCTCGTGGGTGAGGATCGTGTGATACTGAAGCTACGTCCAGGGATCACTGGCCCCGCCTCCCTAAAGTATAGAGATGAGGAGACTCTTCTGGCTACTGTGGAGGATCCGATCAGGTACAATGATGAAGTGATTTTCCCCGACAAGGTAAGAATCAATAAGGAATATTACTACAATTGGTCTTTCTGGCAAGATATAAGGTACATCGTGAGGACGGTGTGTGGGGGGAAGCTGTTGGCTGTTGATGGGCTAAAAGCTAACGGCCAAAAGCCAAAAGCTAATCTCTAG
- a CDS encoding 4-alpha-glucanotransferase, with translation MEAFSRLAGVAIPLFSLRRHGDAGCGDFAALEAFAPVAERMGMSIIQLLPLEDTTLYGDSRDSYPYRPIASTVLNPIYIAVDQLPPLADQQLEQELRAEAERLSAQKTFDYTQVWQLKRRWLWASFTEQADASRYFTDMINRYARLTLRYAPFKSTPIWHYWVCERMILDLFPDLDREEWDFWDAMKRVDELEQENKQLVVRTGNFYVYCYMVAQRQMRRAVATIRQHGLALMGDLPVGVDPHAADTLAYPAQFNKRLSCGAPPDYFSPDGQNWGIVTCRRNWKTLWRERFDYLDRFYDYLRVDHVLGFFRIWSIPRDGRSGMLGYFLPSRRYLKREIARLGLAETLRPEWIAPTKNPATTQVLWIERLDGGYVPRYDVASAAPFATLSPDLQERMRAVCEEYYYSANEELWRERGLERLSFMQKLTSIHLCAEDLGMVPQCVYPVLEELGILKLYVERMPKSAGIEFEAAPYFSEDSVATTSTHDCAPLRLWWAEDAARSRRYYDYFLADYGVSYDTTLTPELAEIIVRRHLESPSRLCILPLQDWLALSPEHCATVDPHSEQINDPSNPHHVWSYRMPIRVEELPDDWIRQLRQMISETHRL, from the coding sequence ATGGAAGCATTCTCCCGTCTAGCTGGGGTGGCCATCCCCCTCTTTAGTCTGCGTCGCCACGGCGATGCGGGCTGTGGTGACTTTGCCGCTCTGGAGGCGTTTGCGCCAGTGGCGGAGCGGATGGGGATGAGCATCATACAGTTGCTCCCGCTGGAAGACACCACCCTCTATGGGGATAGTCGTGACTCCTATCCCTATCGGCCGATAGCCTCTACGGTACTCAATCCTATCTACATAGCGGTAGATCAGTTGCCCCCGCTTGCGGATCAGCAGCTGGAGCAGGAGCTACGTGCGGAGGCTGAGCGGCTGAGTGCTCAAAAGACCTTCGACTATACGCAGGTGTGGCAACTCAAGCGACGCTGGCTGTGGGCCTCCTTTACGGAGCAGGCGGACGCTTCGCGGTACTTCACCGATATGATCAATCGCTATGCCCGGCTGACGCTTAGGTATGCTCCTTTTAAGAGTACCCCTATCTGGCACTACTGGGTTTGCGAGCGAATGATTCTAGACCTATTTCCCGATTTAGATCGTGAGGAGTGGGACTTTTGGGATGCGATGAAGCGGGTTGATGAGCTGGAACAGGAAAACAAACAGCTGGTCGTCCGTACGGGCAACTTCTATGTCTACTGCTACATGGTGGCGCAGCGACAAATGCGCCGTGCCGTAGCCACGATTCGTCAGCATGGGCTGGCGCTCATGGGCGATCTGCCCGTGGGGGTAGATCCGCATGCAGCGGACACGCTTGCTTACCCGGCCCAATTTAACAAGCGACTCTCTTGCGGAGCTCCTCCCGACTACTTCTCTCCAGATGGGCAGAACTGGGGTATCGTAACCTGTCGCAGGAATTGGAAAACGCTATGGCGTGAGCGCTTTGACTATCTAGATCGCTTCTATGACTACCTGCGCGTGGATCATGTGCTGGGTTTCTTCCGCATCTGGTCCATACCACGTGACGGGCGCTCTGGGATGCTGGGCTACTTTCTTCCCTCACGACGCTACTTGAAGCGGGAGATCGCCAGGCTAGGGCTGGCCGAGACGCTACGACCGGAGTGGATAGCGCCGACCAAAAATCCTGCAACGACGCAGGTCCTTTGGATCGAACGTCTCGATGGCGGCTACGTGCCGCGCTACGACGTGGCGAGTGCTGCGCCCTTTGCGACGCTGTCGCCCGATCTGCAGGAGCGTATGCGGGCTGTCTGCGAAGAGTACTATTATAGTGCCAATGAGGAGCTATGGCGCGAGCGTGGACTGGAGCGTCTATCCTTCATGCAGAAGCTCACGAGCATCCATCTCTGTGCTGAGGATCTGGGGATGGTGCCTCAGTGTGTCTACCCCGTCCTAGAGGAGCTGGGCATCCTCAAGCTGTATGTGGAGCGCATGCCTAAGAGTGCCGGCATCGAGTTTGAGGCGGCTCCCTACTTCTCCGAGGATAGTGTCGCCACGACCTCGACGCACGACTGTGCGCCACTACGCCTCTGGTGGGCGGAAGATGCTGCGCGGTCACGTCGCTATTACGACTACTTCCTCGCTGATTACGGCGTCTCCTACGACACCACGCTCACGCCTGAGCTGGCAGAGATCATCGTACGCCGGCACTTAGAGAGTCCCTCACGACTCTGCATACTGCCGCTGCAAGATTGGCTAGCCCTGAGCCCTGAGCACTGCGCCACGGTCGATCCTCATAGCGAGCAGATTAATGATCCTAGCAATCCCCATCATGTCTGGAGCTATCGTATGCCTATCCGTGTCGAGGAGCTCCCTGACGACTGGATACGACAGCTTCGACAGATGATCTCAGAGACTCATCGGCTGTAA
- the guaA gene encoding glutamine-hydrolyzing GMP synthase yields MPDKIIIADFGSQTTQLIGRRLRDLNTYCEIVPYNKIPTDLTGVRGIILSGSPYSVYAEEAFTADIAAIRGRLPILGICYGAQLMVHQNGGSVENSNTREYGASTLQLVDKGDPLLAGLSPQHTVWMSHGDTITRLPEGFKVIASTPSVQYAAYRIAGEETWGVQFHPEIHHSEEGTKLLDNFVTLCGIKGEWSSESFIESSIASIKAQVGDEQVIMALSGGVDSSVAAVLLHRAIGNQLTCIFVDHGLMRLGEAEQILADYKALGLGCIKVDASAKFLGDLAGVRDPEAKRKVIGRDFIEVFEAEAKKLPQARWLGQGTIYPDIIESINITGKVIKSHHNVGGLPERMHLKLVEPLKHLFKDEVRRVGLALSMPRHMIFRHPFPGPGLGIRVLGEVTPEKVAILQQADKIYTDMLRKYNLYDEVWQAGAILLPVQSVGVMGDERTYEYTVALRAVTSVDAMSADWARLPYDFLAEVSNEVINKVRGVNRVCYDVSSKPPATIEWE; encoded by the coding sequence ATGCCGGACAAAATAATTATCGCAGACTTTGGGTCGCAGACTACACAGCTCATAGGTCGTCGTCTGAGAGACCTCAACACTTACTGCGAGATAGTCCCTTACAACAAGATCCCGACAGACCTGACGGGCGTCCGAGGCATCATCCTCTCGGGAAGCCCTTACTCGGTCTATGCTGAGGAGGCTTTTACCGCAGACATAGCAGCTATCCGTGGGCGGTTACCGATCTTGGGTATCTGCTATGGAGCGCAGTTGATGGTGCATCAGAATGGAGGCTCCGTGGAGAACTCCAATACCCGTGAGTACGGCGCCTCTACGCTACAACTGGTGGACAAGGGCGACCCGCTACTCGCAGGGCTTTCGCCACAGCACACGGTCTGGATGTCGCATGGTGACACGATCACCCGTCTTCCTGAGGGCTTTAAGGTGATCGCCTCGACTCCCTCGGTGCAGTATGCCGCTTATAGGATAGCGGGTGAGGAGACGTGGGGCGTACAGTTTCACCCAGAGATACATCACAGTGAGGAGGGTACGAAGCTCCTTGACAACTTTGTCACGCTCTGTGGCATCAAGGGCGAGTGGTCGTCTGAGTCTTTCATCGAGAGCAGCATCGCCTCAATCAAGGCGCAGGTAGGTGACGAGCAGGTCATCATGGCGCTCAGCGGAGGCGTGGACAGCTCGGTCGCAGCGGTCCTCCTACATCGTGCTATCGGCAATCAGCTCACCTGTATTTTTGTGGATCATGGCTTGATGCGACTAGGCGAGGCGGAGCAGATCTTGGCAGACTACAAGGCACTCGGACTAGGCTGTATCAAGGTCGACGCGAGTGCGAAGTTCCTCGGAGATCTAGCTGGTGTTCGTGATCCCGAGGCTAAGCGTAAGGTGATCGGTAGGGACTTCATCGAGGTCTTTGAGGCTGAAGCTAAGAAGCTTCCGCAGGCTCGTTGGCTGGGGCAGGGAACTATTTACCCAGACATCATCGAGTCTATTAACATCACGGGCAAGGTGATCAAGAGCCACCACAACGTGGGTGGACTGCCTGAGCGTATGCACCTGAAGCTGGTGGAGCCGCTGAAGCATCTCTTTAAGGATGAGGTGCGTCGTGTTGGCTTGGCACTATCGATGCCACGACACATGATCTTTCGCCATCCCTTCCCAGGCCCGGGTCTAGGCATACGTGTCTTAGGCGAGGTGACTCCTGAGAAGGTGGCTATCCTCCAGCAGGCTGACAAGATATACACCGACATGCTCCGCAAGTACAACCTCTACGACGAGGTGTGGCAGGCGGGAGCTATCCTACTGCCGGTGCAGAGCGTAGGGGTCATGGGTGACGAGCGCACCTACGAGTACACGGTGGCACTACGGGCGGTGACGAGCGTCGATGCGATGAGCGCTGACTGGGCTCGGCTGCCGTACGACTTCCTCGCAGAGGTCTCTAACGAAGTCATAAACAAGGTGCGTGGCGTCAATCGTGTCTGCTACGATGTGTCGTCAAAGCCACCCGCAACGATTGAGTGGGAGTAA
- a CDS encoding DUF4954 family protein: MRKLNTKEIKQLTEQGCQAQDWSLIRVHRYFDASRCQQVHFIGKCEIGDNRGGRPSEEEPSYVEPYRLAHAKLINCTIGDRVIIDGVRDCISHYDIGDDVVIHDIATLKVMGETSFGNGTLVEVLNETGGREVPICDILTAQTAYMLAMYRHDKELQAALSTLVEKYTASVRSDRGTIGESSQIKHCGLMTNIKVGPHSSIIGASVLENGSVNSTVLSPTRIGYGVICRDFVFSAGCVVADGSNVSRCFIGQGCSVTHLFSAHDSLFFANCQCENGEACAVFAGPFTVTMHKSSLLIAGYYSFLNAGSGSNQSNHLYKLGPIHQGVVERGSKTTSDSYVLWPSRIGAFSLIMGRHVDHIDSSDFPFSYIIENDNQTYLVPGTNLRSVGTIRDTKKWPKRDKRHPEEKLDCINFNLLSPYTVGKMYKGWHKLKALETHLGSSNATYIYHDMHIRHSSLVKGCRYYEMGIVKFLGNSLIQRIQTQAPKSKRELVTCLSPTSNEGLSDWLDLAGMIAPRRLIRSLITQIKEGQIKTLQEVNVAIRSIHSRYYEIEWHWAYDLLLRWYDISAKDLTVERVIQIVKEWQETVIALDECLLKDAHKEFEMLTQVGFGIDLNGEHNRRIDFEQVRGSYEDNAFVAEVHDHIRRKKLLGETILAQIDALPE, from the coding sequence ATGCGAAAGCTTAATACAAAAGAAATCAAACAACTTACGGAGCAAGGGTGCCAAGCGCAAGACTGGTCCTTGATTCGCGTTCATAGATACTTTGATGCTAGTCGCTGTCAGCAGGTACACTTCATCGGTAAGTGCGAGATAGGTGATAATCGTGGTGGTCGCCCCTCCGAGGAGGAGCCTAGCTACGTCGAGCCCTACCGCCTAGCTCACGCTAAGCTGATCAATTGTACCATCGGCGATCGAGTCATCATCGACGGCGTGCGGGACTGCATCTCGCATTACGACATCGGTGACGATGTGGTCATCCACGACATAGCAACTCTCAAGGTGATGGGCGAGACCTCCTTTGGCAATGGAACCCTCGTGGAGGTGCTCAACGAGACGGGTGGTCGTGAGGTGCCTATCTGCGATATCCTGACGGCTCAGACTGCATATATGCTGGCGATGTATCGTCACGACAAGGAGCTGCAGGCGGCGCTCTCTACGCTCGTCGAGAAGTACACAGCCTCTGTGCGGTCGGATCGTGGCACTATCGGTGAGAGTTCGCAGATCAAGCATTGTGGTCTTATGACCAACATCAAGGTGGGCCCTCACAGCTCTATCATTGGGGCCTCTGTGCTGGAGAATGGCTCGGTAAATAGTACGGTGCTGAGTCCCACACGGATCGGCTACGGAGTGATCTGTCGGGACTTTGTCTTTTCGGCTGGCTGCGTTGTGGCTGACGGCTCTAATGTCTCCCGCTGCTTTATTGGTCAGGGTTGCTCGGTGACACACCTATTCAGTGCGCATGACTCGCTATTCTTTGCGAACTGTCAGTGCGAAAACGGTGAGGCTTGTGCCGTCTTTGCAGGTCCCTTTACCGTTACGATGCACAAGAGTAGCCTTCTGATCGCTGGTTACTACTCCTTCCTTAATGCGGGCAGTGGCTCTAACCAGAGCAACCACTTGTACAAGCTCGGCCCCATTCACCAGGGGGTCGTAGAGCGTGGCAGCAAGACCACCTCTGATTCGTATGTCTTGTGGCCATCGCGTATTGGTGCTTTTAGCCTCATCATGGGGCGTCACGTGGATCATATTGACTCGTCAGACTTCCCCTTCTCTTATATTATAGAGAATGACAACCAGACCTACCTCGTGCCTGGCACTAACCTGCGTAGCGTCGGTACCATCCGTGATACCAAGAAGTGGCCTAAGCGTGATAAGCGTCACCCAGAGGAAAAACTCGACTGCATCAACTTCAACCTCCTCTCGCCCTATACGGTCGGTAAAATGTACAAAGGGTGGCACAAGCTCAAAGCGCTTGAGACACACCTCGGCAGTTCCAATGCGACCTATATCTATCACGACATGCATATCCGTCATAGCTCTCTCGTCAAGGGGTGTCGCTACTACGAGATGGGTATCGTCAAGTTCCTCGGCAACTCACTCATCCAGCGCATCCAGACCCAAGCACCCAAGAGCAAGCGTGAGCTAGTCACCTGCCTGTCGCCCACCAGCAATGAGGGCCTCTCGGACTGGCTCGACCTAGCGGGTATGATCGCTCCACGCCGACTCATACGCAGCCTGATCACACAAATCAAAGAGGGGCAGATCAAGACGCTCCAAGAGGTCAATGTCGCCATCCGCTCCATACATAGTCGCTATTATGAGATCGAGTGGCACTGGGCATACGATCTGCTCTTGCGTTGGTACGATATATCAGCCAAAGATCTGACCGTGGAGCGGGTCATACAGATTGTCAAAGAGTGGCAAGAGACCGTCATCGCACTAGACGAGTGTCTGCTCAAGGATGCTCACAAGGAGTTTGAGATGCTCACGCAGGTAGGTTTCGGCATAGATCTCAACGGAGAGCATAATCGTCGTATCGACTTTGAGCAGGTGCGAGGCAGCTATGAGGACAATGCTTTCGTTGCAGAGGTTCACGACCATATACGTCGCAAGAAGCTCCTCGGCGAGACGATCCTAGCGCAGATAGACGCGCTCCCCGAGTGA
- the efp gene encoding elongation factor P, translating to MATTADFRNGMCLDIDGQYYFIVEFLHVKPGKGPAFVRTKLRNVATGRILDKTWNSGVKVDEVRIERRPYQYLYNDDMGYHFMHPETFDQIAINGELIEGVRFLKEGDMVEAMVHAESETVLTCELPAHVDLRITHTEPGIKGDTATNSLKPATVETGAEIRVPLFINQDDVVTVDTRDGSYVGRVKE from the coding sequence ATGGCTACAACAGCAGACTTTCGCAATGGCATGTGCCTAGACATTGATGGGCAGTACTACTTCATCGTAGAGTTTCTCCATGTTAAGCCGGGCAAGGGTCCTGCATTCGTTCGCACGAAGCTGCGCAATGTTGCTACGGGTCGCATCCTCGACAAGACGTGGAATAGTGGTGTCAAGGTAGACGAGGTGCGCATCGAGCGTCGTCCCTATCAGTATCTCTACAATGATGATATGGGCTACCACTTTATGCACCCCGAGACATTTGACCAGATCGCTATCAATGGCGAGCTGATCGAGGGTGTCCGCTTCCTCAAGGAGGGCGATATGGTCGAGGCGATGGTACATGCTGAGAGCGAGACGGTGCTGACCTGCGAGCTACCGGCACACGTAGATCTGCGCATCACTCATACGGAGCCTGGTATCAAGGGCGATACAGCGACCAATAGTCTCAAGCCTGCTACCGTCGAGACGGGCGCTGAGATCCGCGTACCGCTCTTTATCAATCAGGACGATGTGGTCACGGTAGATACACGTGACGGCTCCTACGTGGGGCGTGTCAAGGAGTAA
- a CDS encoding DegT/DnrJ/EryC1/StrS family aminotransferase: MEQKKIWLSLAEMGGREQEFIQEAFDTNWVVPLGPNVNGFEEDLTRYLGALGKHVVALSAGTAALHLGLVMLGVGRDDEVICQSFTFSASANPITNQGAKPIFVDSEPDTWNMSPALLRQAIEDRIAQTGRKPKAIIPVHLYGMPAKMTEILAIAEKYNIPVLEDAAEALGSEYKGHKCGTLGRYGALSFNGNKMITTSGGGALICPSEETARRVLFYATQARDNAPHYQHTHIGYNYRLSNISAGIGRGQMLVLEEHVAKRRHNHARYCALLADCPGVEVKCAPSEEYNSNYWLTCVLVDPEKAGFTREDLRLQLEAESIESRPLWKPMHLQPVFAEAPRYVDGTSEQLFDRGLCLPSGTLVTEEDLQRVVAVIRSLGR, from the coding sequence ATGGAACAGAAGAAGATTTGGCTCTCACTCGCTGAGATGGGCGGACGAGAGCAGGAGTTTATACAGGAGGCGTTTGACACCAACTGGGTGGTGCCTCTGGGACCCAATGTGAATGGCTTCGAGGAGGACTTGACACGTTACCTCGGAGCGCTGGGCAAGCATGTCGTAGCACTTAGTGCCGGCACTGCTGCACTGCACTTAGGACTGGTCATGCTGGGTGTGGGGCGTGATGACGAGGTGATCTGTCAGAGCTTTACCTTCTCAGCCTCGGCCAATCCAATTACTAATCAAGGGGCTAAGCCTATATTTGTCGATAGCGAGCCTGACACGTGGAATATGTCTCCAGCCCTGTTACGTCAAGCTATCGAGGATCGCATCGCTCAGACTGGGCGCAAGCCTAAGGCGATCATACCGGTTCATCTGTATGGCATGCCCGCCAAGATGACCGAGATACTAGCGATCGCTGAGAAATACAACATACCTGTCCTCGAGGATGCTGCCGAGGCGCTCGGCTCTGAGTACAAGGGGCACAAGTGCGGTACGCTAGGTCGCTACGGAGCACTCTCTTTCAATGGTAATAAGATGATCACCACGTCGGGTGGTGGAGCTCTGATCTGTCCCAGTGAGGAGACGGCTCGACGTGTGCTCTTTTACGCTACGCAGGCTCGTGACAATGCGCCACACTACCAGCACACGCACATCGGCTATAACTACCGTCTGAGCAATATATCGGCAGGTATAGGTCGTGGGCAGATGCTCGTCCTCGAGGAGCATGTAGCTAAGCGTCGGCACAATCATGCTCGCTACTGCGCTCTGCTCGCTGACTGCCCTGGGGTAGAGGTGAAGTGCGCTCCCTCTGAGGAGTATAATAGCAACTACTGGCTCACCTGCGTCCTAGTTGATCCTGAGAAAGCGGGCTTCACACGTGAGGATCTGAGGCTCCAGCTGGAGGCTGAGTCTATCGAGAGCCGTCCGCTGTGGAAGCCGATGCACCTGCAGCCTGTCTTTGCTGAGGCACCACGCTATGTCGATGGTACGAGTGAGCAGCTCTTCGATAGGGGGCTCTGTCTGCCTAGCGGTACGCTGGTGACGGAGGAGGATCTGCAGCGGGTTGTGGCTGTGATCCGTAGTTTGGGCAGGTAA